The Bactrocera dorsalis isolate Fly_Bdor unplaced genomic scaffold, ASM2337382v1 BdCtg389, whole genome shotgun sequence genome window below encodes:
- the LOC125780282 gene encoding uncharacterized protein LOC125780282 isoform X1 has protein sequence MKYHSLWIFVIFLCVGYNNQLVQSTQDDDSWIDPDAYGLEVYLPNPQQRKNKYQSDESTIDSKCPVCRDHNHSQEAVALMYYKRLIAYLFNSDFFKHDDLTGEFTRPLIFTALPAQLEQLKNLNDPRDLDMILSKILLKTRVPTDYYNFANGKSVFALIWDIIKDLGQLLKVPEVQFLLGAGGLLLIGWHFLRKYSIGIITMIVGAVVCCGYFHTYLKCNRKLEAEHLLEMFARHEPRWYTPIVSFFTSSEQQAQKIKKEYIKQASQLNWNFCRPDQVFLLYVNDLYLKKVYLAGGVLVFLIGYIVKLTFKYEYIPSARAWYGVWQQWSMCVMEYVTQRGGLPVSTDTALHEDRNSGENLRTLVNDISGATSSNQISINNTTATAALTQTTEQGSGVQEILASLENGSADTASDSSMSEKLAKSKENSPQKQTDESVNNNATTKQQDMSKSAKKAHDIVGTQTNIIISIISGSTVCLSFILLIFFLEIYSLN, from the exons atgaaatatcaCAGCTTGtggatttttgttatatttctttGTGTCGGTTACAATAATCAATTGGTGCAGAGCACACAGGATGATGATAGCTGGATCGATCCCGATGCTTATGGACTTGAAGTATATCTTCCAAATCCACaacagagaaaaaataaatatcaaagtgATGAATCCACGATAGACTCGAAATGCCCCGTATGTAGGGACCACAACCATAGTCAAGAAGCCGTCGCACTGATGTATTATAAAAGACTCATTGCGTACTTATTTAATAGCGACTTTTTCAAG CATGATGACTTAACTGGAGAATTCACTCGTCCATTAATATTCACTGCACTGCCAGCTCAGTTAGAACAGCTCAAAAACTTAAATGACCCACGCGATTTGGATatgattttatcaaaaattctaTTAAAGACAAGAGTGCCTACagattattataattttgcaaaTGGTAAAAGTGTTTTTGCCCTTATTTGGGATATCATCAAGGATTTGGGACAATTATTGAAAGTTCCCGAG GTTCAATTTTTACTTGGAGCTGGTGGTTTGCTACTGATTGGTTGgcattttcttcgaaaatatagCATCGGCATTATTACAATGATTGTCGGAGCCGTTGTGTGCTGTGGATATTTCCACACGTATTTGAAATGTAATCGC AAATTGGAAGCTGAACATTTATTAGAAATGTTTGCACGTCATGAACCCCGATGGTACACGCCCATCGTAAGCTTTTTTACTTCCAGCGAGCAACAGGCCCAAAAGATCAAAAAGGAATATATCaa acAAGCAAGTCAACTAAATTGGAATTTCTGTCGACCGGACCAAGTGTTTCTTCTGTATGTCAATGACTTGTACTTAAAGAAAGTATATTTAGCCGGCGGAGTGCTAGTATTCCTTATTGGCTATATTGTAAAACTCACTTTCAAGTACGAGTATATCCCAAGTGCACGTGCTTGGTACGGCGTATGGCAGCAGTGGAGTATGTGCGTTATGGAGTATGTAACGCAACGCGGTGGCCTTCCTGTAAGCACAGATACGGCACTTCATGAAGATCGTAATTCTGGTGAAAACTTAAGAACGCTTGTGAACGACATTAGCGGCGCGACCTCGTCGAACCAGATTTCCATCAACAATACAACCGCCACAGCGGCTTTAACACAAACAACCGAGCAGGGTTCTGGTGTGCAGGAAATACTGGCGTCATTAGAAAACGGTAGCGCTGATACAGCCTCTGACTCTTCAATGTCCGAGAAGTTAGCGAAATCAAAGGAAAACTCCCCACAGAAGCAAACGGATGAAAGCGTTAACAATAATGCAACGACAAAGCAGCAGGATATGTCGAAGAGTGCTAAGAAAGCACATGATATTGTGGGCACACAGACAAACATTATCATTAGTATCATATCTGGCAGCACCGTTTGTCTTTCTTTCATTCTCTTGATATTCTTTCTGGAAATTTACAGTTTGAACTGA
- the LOC125780282 gene encoding uncharacterized protein LOC125780282 isoform X2 — translation MKYHSLWIFVIFLCVGYNNQLVQSTQDDDSWIDPDAYGLEVYLPNPQQRKNKYQSDESTIDSKCPHDDLTGEFTRPLIFTALPAQLEQLKNLNDPRDLDMILSKILLKTRVPTDYYNFANGKSVFALIWDIIKDLGQLLKVPEVQFLLGAGGLLLIGWHFLRKYSIGIITMIVGAVVCCGYFHTYLKCNRKLEAEHLLEMFARHEPRWYTPIVSFFTSSEQQAQKIKKEYIKQASQLNWNFCRPDQVFLLYVNDLYLKKVYLAGGVLVFLIGYIVKLTFKYEYIPSARAWYGVWQQWSMCVMEYVTQRGGLPVSTDTALHEDRNSGENLRTLVNDISGATSSNQISINNTTATAALTQTTEQGSGVQEILASLENGSADTASDSSMSEKLAKSKENSPQKQTDESVNNNATTKQQDMSKSAKKAHDIVGTQTNIIISIISGSTVCLSFILLIFFLEIYSLN, via the exons atgaaatatcaCAGCTTGtggatttttgttatatttctttGTGTCGGTTACAATAATCAATTGGTGCAGAGCACACAGGATGATGATAGCTGGATCGATCCCGATGCTTATGGACTTGAAGTATATCTTCCAAATCCACaacagagaaaaaataaatatcaaagtgATGAATCCACGATAGACTCGAAATGCCCC CATGATGACTTAACTGGAGAATTCACTCGTCCATTAATATTCACTGCACTGCCAGCTCAGTTAGAACAGCTCAAAAACTTAAATGACCCACGCGATTTGGATatgattttatcaaaaattctaTTAAAGACAAGAGTGCCTACagattattataattttgcaaaTGGTAAAAGTGTTTTTGCCCTTATTTGGGATATCATCAAGGATTTGGGACAATTATTGAAAGTTCCCGAG GTTCAATTTTTACTTGGAGCTGGTGGTTTGCTACTGATTGGTTGgcattttcttcgaaaatatagCATCGGCATTATTACAATGATTGTCGGAGCCGTTGTGTGCTGTGGATATTTCCACACGTATTTGAAATGTAATCGC AAATTGGAAGCTGAACATTTATTAGAAATGTTTGCACGTCATGAACCCCGATGGTACACGCCCATCGTAAGCTTTTTTACTTCCAGCGAGCAACAGGCCCAAAAGATCAAAAAGGAATATATCaa acAAGCAAGTCAACTAAATTGGAATTTCTGTCGACCGGACCAAGTGTTTCTTCTGTATGTCAATGACTTGTACTTAAAGAAAGTATATTTAGCCGGCGGAGTGCTAGTATTCCTTATTGGCTATATTGTAAAACTCACTTTCAAGTACGAGTATATCCCAAGTGCACGTGCTTGGTACGGCGTATGGCAGCAGTGGAGTATGTGCGTTATGGAGTATGTAACGCAACGCGGTGGCCTTCCTGTAAGCACAGATACGGCACTTCATGAAGATCGTAATTCTGGTGAAAACTTAAGAACGCTTGTGAACGACATTAGCGGCGCGACCTCGTCGAACCAGATTTCCATCAACAATACAACCGCCACAGCGGCTTTAACACAAACAACCGAGCAGGGTTCTGGTGTGCAGGAAATACTGGCGTCATTAGAAAACGGTAGCGCTGATACAGCCTCTGACTCTTCAATGTCCGAGAAGTTAGCGAAATCAAAGGAAAACTCCCCACAGAAGCAAACGGATGAAAGCGTTAACAATAATGCAACGACAAAGCAGCAGGATATGTCGAAGAGTGCTAAGAAAGCACATGATATTGTGGGCACACAGACAAACATTATCATTAGTATCATATCTGGCAGCACCGTTTGTCTTTCTTTCATTCTCTTGATATTCTTTCTGGAAATTTACAGTTTGAACTGA